One genomic window of uncultured Erythrobacter sp. includes the following:
- a CDS encoding NAD(P)H-dependent oxidoreductase gives MTNILHISASIRSGESISRGLGTTIVEGLAAKTGATITDRDLSANDIPFVDEARFEANLTPPADRTPEQAELAAIADTLIAELHAADTIVFSVPVYNFGVPAVVKAWADLVARAGTTFKYTENGPVGLLEGKKVYIAAASGGTPIGSDMDFMSSWLTFFLGFLGITDVEIVAADGIMSVDGEAKIAAAKAKAAELAA, from the coding sequence ATGACCAATATCCTGCACATCTCAGCCAGCATTCGCTCTGGCGAAAGCATCTCTCGCGGCCTCGGCACGACCATTGTCGAAGGGTTAGCTGCCAAAACTGGCGCGACGATCACCGATCGCGATCTCAGCGCCAATGACATCCCCTTTGTCGATGAAGCGCGGTTCGAAGCCAACCTGACCCCGCCAGCGGACCGCACGCCAGAGCAAGCGGAACTTGCGGCCATTGCCGACACGCTGATTGCGGAACTGCACGCAGCAGACACAATCGTGTTCAGCGTGCCCGTCTACAATTTCGGCGTACCCGCCGTGGTCAAAGCCTGGGCCGATCTGGTCGCCCGCGCTGGCACCACTTTCAAATACACGGAAAACGGCCCCGTCGGCCTGCTGGAAGGCAAGAAGGTCTACATCGCCGCTGCATCCGGCGGGACGCCGATTGGCTCGGACATGGACTTCATGTCGAGTTGGCTTACGTTCTTCCTCGGCTTCCTTGGAATAACAGATGTCGAAATCGTCGCGGCCGACGGTATCATGAGCGTCGACGGCGAAGCCAAGATTGCCGCAGCAAAGGCCAAGGCGGCCGAACTGGCCGCTTGA
- a CDS encoding branched-chain amino acid aminotransferase, which produces MHFTRIPHPAPTHDNVRKAAIADPGFGTVFTDHMVTIDYDEAKGGWHSARIGPREAISLDPAASVLHYAQEIFEGMKAFTHEDGGLALFRPEENARRFNDSARRMAMPEIPEELFLDAVKLAVETDADWMPPVEGGSLYIRPFMFASEAFLGVRPAKQYKFVVIVVSTGNYFKKGVNPVKIWVSQDYVRAAPGGTGAAKTGGNYAASLVPQAEAISHGCDQVVFLDAIEHKWVEELGGMNLFFIRDDGSVITPPLTGTILPGITRDSLVAMLREEGLEVREEPYSIDQWREEAESGKLLETLACGTAAVVTPVGTVASPNGEFTIGTGGIGQMAQKMRERLVGLQHGAVEDKHGWVMRV; this is translated from the coding sequence ATGCACTTCACCCGTATTCCCCACCCTGCCCCGACGCATGACAACGTCCGCAAAGCCGCCATCGCCGATCCCGGCTTCGGCACCGTGTTCACCGACCACATGGTCACGATCGACTATGATGAAGCCAAGGGCGGCTGGCATTCAGCCCGCATCGGCCCGCGCGAGGCGATCTCCCTCGATCCTGCCGCCAGCGTGCTGCACTACGCGCAGGAAATATTCGAGGGGATGAAGGCCTTCACGCATGAAGACGGCGGCCTGGCACTGTTCCGTCCGGAGGAGAACGCACGCCGCTTCAATGACAGCGCGCGGCGCATGGCGATGCCGGAAATCCCTGAGGAGCTGTTTCTCGATGCGGTGAAGCTGGCGGTCGAGACCGACGCCGACTGGATGCCTCCAGTTGAGGGCGGCTCGCTCTATATCCGCCCCTTCATGTTCGCTTCCGAAGCGTTTCTTGGTGTGCGCCCGGCCAAGCAATACAAGTTCGTCGTGATCGTTGTGTCGACCGGCAACTACTTCAAGAAGGGCGTGAACCCGGTCAAAATCTGGGTCAGTCAGGACTACGTTCGCGCGGCCCCCGGCGGCACCGGCGCGGCCAAAACCGGCGGCAACTATGCCGCCTCTCTGGTTCCGCAGGCCGAAGCCATTTCGCATGGCTGCGATCAGGTCGTCTTCCTCGACGCAATTGAGCACAAATGGGTCGAGGAATTGGGCGGCATGAACCTGTTCTTTATCCGCGACGATGGCAGCGTGATCACTCCGCCGCTGACCGGTACAATCCTGCCCGGCATTACCCGCGACTCGCTTGTAGCGATGCTGCGCGAGGAAGGGCTGGAAGTGCGGGAGGAACCGTACTCGATCGACCAATGGCGCGAGGAAGCGGAGAGCGGCAAACTGCTCGAAACCCTCGCCTGCGGCACGGCTGCGGTGGTGACCCCGGTGGGTACAGTCGCCTCACCCAACGGCGAGTTCACCATCGGCACCGGCGGCATCGGCCAAATGGCGCAGAAAATGCGCGAGCGACTGGTCGGCCTGCAACACGGCGCGGTCGAAGACAAACACGGCTGGGTGATGCGGGTTTGA
- a CDS encoding glutathione S-transferase: MSDLPILYSFRRCPYAMRARMALWSAGITVELREVKLADKPPELAEASPKATVPVLVLADGTVLEESIAIMRWALDQNDPENWLDGDDTALITRNDGPFKHSLDRYKYPTRYPDEAKGDEDTFRLDHRTHGLAFLQDLDERLGSSAQLGGDHRALADVALFPFIRQFANTDRDWFDAQGLPHVQEWLEKHLASDLFKAIMPKYAPWKAGDEPLVFGPSK, translated from the coding sequence GTGAGCGATCTGCCGATCCTCTACAGTTTTCGCCGCTGCCCCTATGCGATGCGGGCACGCATGGCGCTTTGGTCGGCGGGCATCACGGTCGAACTGCGCGAGGTGAAACTCGCCGACAAACCGCCGGAATTGGCCGAAGCTTCACCCAAAGCGACCGTGCCTGTGCTGGTTCTTGCCGATGGGACCGTGCTCGAAGAAAGCATCGCGATCATGCGCTGGGCGCTAGATCAGAATGACCCTGAGAACTGGCTCGATGGCGATGACACCGCGCTGATCACCCGCAATGACGGGCCGTTCAAACACAGCCTTGATCGTTACAAATACCCGACCCGCTACCCGGACGAGGCCAAGGGTGATGAGGATACGTTCCGCCTCGACCATCGCACTCATGGGCTGGCTTTCCTGCAAGACCTGGATGAGCGACTGGGAAGCAGCGCGCAGCTGGGCGGCGACCATCGCGCCCTCGCCGATGTCGCGCTGTTCCCCTTCATCCGCCAATTCGCGAACACCGACCGTGATTGGTTCGACGCGCAAGGATTGCCGCATGTGCAGGAATGGCTCGAAAAGCACCTAGCCTCTGATCTCTTCAAGGCCATCATGCCTAAATATGCGCCGTGGAAAGCAGGCGACGAGCCGCTCGTTTTCGGTCCCTCCAAGTAG
- a CDS encoding TlyA family RNA methyltransferase, which translates to MAKRRADHLLVERELAESRTRAQALIMAGTVFSGESKIAKPGQQLAEDAPLEVRGRDHPWVSRGGIKLAHAIEHFALDPSGAVAMDIGSSTGGFTDVLLTKGAAHVFAVDSGTNQLAWKLRQDDRVTVLEQTSARILTPEQINRPSNWVVCDASFISLSKVLERPLELAASECRLVALIKPQFDVAREEVGKGGVVRDPVLHQRVCREVREWLEGLGWDIEGIVESPITGPQGNVEFLISARRG; encoded by the coding sequence ATGGCTAAGCGCCGCGCGGATCACCTGCTGGTCGAGCGGGAACTGGCCGAAAGCCGCACGCGTGCGCAGGCGCTCATCATGGCGGGAACGGTGTTTTCGGGCGAATCCAAGATCGCCAAGCCGGGCCAGCAATTGGCCGAGGATGCGCCGCTTGAAGTGCGCGGGCGCGACCACCCTTGGGTCAGTCGCGGTGGGATCAAGCTGGCGCATGCAATCGAGCACTTCGCACTCGATCCGAGCGGTGCGGTGGCGATGGATATCGGGAGCTCGACCGGCGGTTTCACCGATGTGCTGCTCACCAAGGGCGCTGCCCATGTGTTCGCGGTCGACAGCGGCACTAATCAGCTTGCGTGGAAACTGCGCCAGGATGATCGTGTGACAGTGCTGGAACAGACCAGCGCACGAATTCTGACGCCCGAGCAGATAAACCGCCCGAGTAATTGGGTTGTGTGCGATGCGAGTTTTATCAGCCTTTCAAAAGTGCTCGAGCGCCCGCTCGAACTGGCCGCGTCGGAATGCCGTTTGGTTGCGCTGATTAAGCCGCAATTCGATGTTGCGCGTGAAGAGGTCGGCAAGGGCGGAGTCGTTCGCGATCCGGTTCTGCATCAGCGCGTGTGCCGCGAAGTTCGCGAATGGCTTGAGGGACTTGGCTGGGATATCGAAGGAATTGTTGAAAGTCCGATCACCGGACCTCAAGGCAATGTGGAATTCCTGATTTCGGCGAGGCGGGGTTAA
- a CDS encoding TspO/MBR family protein, producing MNFLASKAQLRASFLRWSLFLVPLIVLLGFLSGRFGSPDTVWFDSLTKPSIFPPTAAFGIVWGILFAMIGFAVALVASAWGAFGRPLALVVFAVHFPITLAWTPVFFGAQNMQGGLIVIGAAIVTLLVVIAAFWRVRRSAGLLLVPYLGWLCFAGALNYMFIVENPDGGLTGDSGAAVEVVL from the coding sequence ATGAATTTCCTGGCATCAAAGGCGCAACTTCGCGCCAGCTTCCTGCGTTGGTCGCTGTTTCTGGTTCCCCTGATTGTTTTGCTGGGCTTCCTGTCCGGCCGTTTCGGCAGCCCCGATACGGTCTGGTTCGATAGCCTTACAAAGCCGTCGATCTTTCCGCCGACCGCGGCGTTCGGTATTGTCTGGGGCATTCTCTTTGCGATGATAGGGTTTGCTGTCGCGCTGGTGGCCAGCGCTTGGGGAGCGTTTGGACGCCCGCTCGCCCTGGTCGTGTTCGCGGTGCATTTCCCGATCACGCTGGCATGGACGCCAGTGTTCTTCGGCGCGCAAAATATGCAAGGCGGACTGATCGTGATCGGCGCGGCGATTGTGACGCTGCTCGTCGTAATTGCGGCGTTTTGGCGAGTGAGGCGGAGCGCAGGATTGCTTCTCGTGCCGTATCTCGGATGGCTGTGTTTTGCCGGGGCGCTCAACTACATGTTCATTGTCGAAAATCCGGACGGCGGATTGACCGGCGACAGCGGCGCTGCGGTGGAAGTGGTGCTTTAG
- a CDS encoding DoxX family protein — MNTLAQDTTIGSASNGSSAQNALALIARLLLAALFILAGINKLTGMEGTVGYIASVGMPFPELVYFGTVAIEIVGGLMLAAGFKARYAAGALGTFTLLTAFIFHNDFAQQTEVTLFLKNLAIAGGMFAIAAFGPGRLSVDRN, encoded by the coding sequence ATGAACACTCTTGCACAAGACACCACGATCGGTTCAGCTTCTAACGGCAGCTCCGCGCAGAACGCACTGGCCCTCATCGCCCGGCTGCTGCTGGCCGCTCTCTTCATCCTGGCAGGCATCAACAAACTGACCGGGATGGAAGGCACCGTTGGATACATCGCCTCTGTCGGCATGCCCTTCCCCGAACTTGTCTATTTCGGCACGGTCGCAATCGAGATTGTCGGCGGCCTGATGCTCGCAGCTGGGTTCAAGGCTCGCTATGCTGCCGGCGCACTCGGAACCTTCACGCTGCTGACCGCGTTCATCTTCCACAATGACTTTGCGCAGCAGACCGAAGTGACGCTGTTTCTGAAGAACCTGGCGATCGCAGGCGGCATGTTTGCCATCGCCGCCTTCGGTCCGGGCCGCCTTTCGGTCGACCGCAACTAG
- a CDS encoding prolyl oligopeptidase family serine peptidase: MTPRSLWLATAAFAALPVAALAQDTEESFGGAKGADLSIEAMEPDGSDVTIGRAGEYPADIARYLLASGPGAANLSPDGKTIAFSWDVTGQSELWVMPSGGGVPKQVTFRTGVRAPVWTPDGSALFYSADRDGNEQPGYFAITPDGQAEIEVLPAARGDFRQFGDFAADGSFVYASTARGTGVFDVYRGTLNGESELIVEAELGLAPRSISPDGKFALVTETVGEDADNLFLLDLATKAMTTISKPPAEDRASHTLGGFEWMPNSSGFYFSTNVDREYGTLSFYRLGSETFARVFETESDVENLELCGGGPGGQYLYWTQNEDGFDVLRGWHTVEKRPITMPELPEGNYALDCEGDGQLLVRVNGWQTPGEIWMTNPIAGTAEKVFAANYAGLDPDRLVRPKVVRYRARDGVELQGLLYLPDGASIGENAPPVVFSVHGGPTAQSQATYDPIAQYHVARGVAVFEPNVRGSTGLGRTYTTLDDRENRLDSVRDLVDMKNALAADGLIDGDRAAVMGGSYGGYAVNAVLAEYPGNFAAGVSLFGVADWVTALEIASPALKASDRIEYGDITEERWKEYYTVNSPIRKADQINVPVLYSHGVMDPRIDIYETEVMVKTLRANGIEAPFVRIPDEGHGWRKLSNQLFYYRKQAEFIEKQLGLTEAE, translated from the coding sequence ATGACCCCACGCTCCCTTTGGTTGGCTACCGCTGCGTTCGCGGCGCTGCCTGTCGCTGCACTTGCTCAGGACACAGAAGAAAGCTTCGGCGGAGCCAAGGGCGCTGATCTTTCAATCGAGGCAATGGAACCCGACGGCAGCGATGTGACGATTGGCCGCGCGGGCGAATACCCTGCCGACATTGCGCGCTATTTGCTCGCCAGCGGTCCGGGCGCCGCCAACCTTTCGCCCGACGGCAAGACGATTGCTTTTTCTTGGGATGTTACGGGCCAGTCCGAGCTGTGGGTCATGCCATCCGGCGGTGGCGTGCCGAAGCAAGTAACTTTCAGGACAGGAGTGCGCGCTCCGGTCTGGACGCCTGACGGCTCCGCCTTGTTTTACTCAGCAGATCGCGATGGCAATGAGCAGCCGGGCTACTTTGCCATTACGCCAGACGGTCAGGCCGAAATCGAGGTGCTGCCCGCCGCGCGCGGCGACTTTCGCCAGTTTGGCGATTTCGCGGCTGATGGCAGTTTCGTCTATGCCTCTACCGCACGCGGAACGGGCGTGTTCGATGTCTATCGCGGCACATTGAACGGCGAAAGCGAGTTGATCGTCGAGGCGGAGCTTGGCCTCGCTCCCCGCTCGATCTCGCCCGACGGCAAATTTGCACTCGTCACCGAGACGGTGGGCGAAGATGCCGACAATCTCTTCCTGCTTGATCTCGCGACCAAAGCGATGACCACCATTTCCAAGCCGCCGGCAGAGGATCGCGCCAGCCATACTCTGGGCGGGTTTGAGTGGATGCCGAATTCATCCGGCTTCTACTTCTCGACCAATGTTGATCGCGAATACGGTACGCTCTCATTCTATCGGCTGGGAAGCGAAACCTTCGCGCGTGTCTTCGAAACCGAAAGCGACGTCGAGAACTTGGAACTGTGCGGCGGCGGACCAGGTGGCCAGTATCTCTATTGGACGCAGAACGAAGACGGCTTTGACGTCCTGCGCGGTTGGCACACAGTCGAAAAGCGCCCTATCACCATGCCTGAGCTTCCTGAGGGTAATTATGCGCTCGATTGCGAGGGCGATGGGCAATTGTTGGTACGCGTGAACGGCTGGCAGACGCCAGGTGAAATCTGGATGACCAATCCTATTGCCGGTACTGCGGAGAAGGTGTTTGCGGCCAACTATGCCGGGCTCGATCCCGACCGTCTGGTTCGCCCGAAAGTGGTGCGTTATCGGGCGCGTGATGGCGTGGAGCTACAGGGGCTGCTCTATCTGCCCGACGGAGCAAGCATTGGCGAGAACGCGCCTCCGGTTGTGTTCTCGGTACACGGCGGACCGACAGCACAATCGCAGGCGACCTACGATCCCATCGCACAATATCATGTCGCGCGCGGCGTTGCGGTGTTCGAGCCCAATGTGCGGGGCAGCACCGGGCTAGGGCGAACCTACACGACACTCGACGACCGCGAGAACCGGCTCGATTCGGTTCGTGATCTTGTCGATATGAAGAATGCGCTTGCCGCCGATGGCTTGATCGACGGAGACCGCGCGGCGGTGATGGGCGGATCGTATGGCGGCTATGCGGTCAACGCAGTGCTCGCTGAATACCCGGGCAACTTTGCCGCTGGCGTCTCGCTGTTCGGCGTCGCCGATTGGGTCACCGCGCTGGAGATCGCCTCGCCCGCGCTCAAAGCCTCGGATCGGATCGAATATGGCGACATCACTGAGGAACGCTGGAAGGAATATTACACGGTCAATTCGCCGATCCGCAAAGCCGATCAGATCAACGTGCCGGTGCTGTATTCGCACGGTGTGATGGACCCGCGCATCGACATCTATGAAACCGAAGTGATGGTAAAAACACTGCGCGCCAACGGGATAGAAGCACCCTTCGTGCGTATTCCGGATGAAGGGCATGGCTGGCGCAAGCTCTCCAACCAGCTGTTCTATTACCGCAAACAGGCCGAATTTATCGAGAAGCAGCTGGGGCTGACCGAAGCTGAATGA
- a CDS encoding rhodanese-related sulfurtransferase: protein MAAAPTIQVAALYCFAPFDDPTSLQAPLQAECEEAGTKGTILLAPEGVNGTIAGSPDAIRAVLDHIRSLPGCAEFDVKYSHADEMPFNRMKVRLKREIVTMGEPDIDPRASVGRYVAPQDWNDLISDPDTIVIDTRNDYEVAIGTFEGAVDPKTPSFRDFPAWFRANRDELLDGKKKVAMFCTGGIRCEKSTSFLRSEGVEDVFHLKGGILKYLETVPQDESLWDGECFVFDQRVSVKHGLELGSYGQCFACRMPLSEEEMASPDYAPGVSCPHCIDERDEAQRARYAERQRQQQLAKQRGEAHVGASIERSADDAPSVPDGGWEANFPGGLTPETDENGE from the coding sequence ATGGCGGCAGCTCCAACGATCCAAGTCGCCGCGCTCTATTGCTTCGCGCCTTTCGACGATCCGACCTCGCTGCAAGCGCCCTTGCAGGCGGAGTGTGAGGAAGCGGGAACCAAGGGCACCATCCTGCTGGCGCCAGAGGGCGTGAACGGCACCATTGCCGGCTCACCCGATGCGATCAGAGCGGTGCTCGACCATATCCGCAGCTTGCCCGGTTGCGCCGAGTTCGACGTCAAATATTCTCACGCCGACGAAATGCCCTTCAACCGCATGAAGGTGCGGCTCAAGCGCGAGATCGTCACGATGGGTGAGCCTGATATCGATCCGCGCGCCAGTGTGGGCCGCTATGTCGCGCCGCAGGATTGGAACGATCTGATCAGCGATCCCGACACCATCGTGATCGACACCCGCAACGATTACGAGGTTGCCATCGGCACTTTCGAAGGCGCGGTCGATCCCAAGACGCCCAGCTTTCGCGACTTCCCGGCATGGTTTCGCGCAAATCGCGACGAGTTGCTCGACGGCAAGAAGAAAGTCGCGATGTTCTGCACCGGCGGCATTCGCTGCGAGAAATCGACCAGCTTCCTGCGCTCCGAGGGTGTCGAGGACGTGTTCCACCTGAAAGGCGGCATCCTCAAATATCTCGAAACCGTCCCGCAGGATGAAAGCCTGTGGGATGGCGAGTGCTTCGTGTTCGATCAGCGTGTGTCGGTGAAGCACGGGCTGGAACTTGGCTCCTATGGCCAATGCTTCGCTTGCCGCATGCCGCTGAGCGAGGAAGAGATGGCCTCGCCCGACTATGCGCCGGGCGTCAGCTGTCCGCATTGCATCGATGAGCGCGATGAGGCGCAGCGGGCGCGCTATGCCGAGCGGCAAAGGCAACAGCAGCTCGCCAAGCAGCGCGGCGAAGCGCATGTCGGGGCGAGTATCGAGCGATCAGCCGACGATGCACCAAGCGTTCCCGATGGCGGTTGGGAAGCGAACTTTCCCGGCGGCCTGACGCCAGAGACAGACGAGAACGGCGAGTGA
- a CDS encoding pirin family protein: MIELRPFNSLGAANHGWLDAHHHFSFASYHDPDRVNWGSLRVWNDDTIQPGTGFPTHPHNDMEIITYVRKGAITHRDSVGNEGRTEAGDVQVMSAGDGIQHSEYNREDEDTEIFQIWIIPDERGGKPTWGAREFPKDDRAGQFVPLAASTANDNDLADGALPIRTDARVLGATIKAGESVTYIPRSADRHLYLVPAIGKVRIDNGADGVRANARDGVAITQFEQVTITALEDSEVVLVDAA; encoded by the coding sequence ATTATCGAACTTCGTCCCTTCAATTCGCTCGGTGCCGCAAACCATGGCTGGCTCGATGCCCATCACCACTTCTCATTTGCCAGCTACCATGATCCGGACCGGGTCAACTGGGGCAGTCTCCGCGTCTGGAACGACGACACAATTCAGCCCGGCACCGGCTTCCCCACTCACCCGCATAACGACATGGAAATCATCACCTATGTCCGCAAAGGCGCCATCACCCACCGCGATTCCGTGGGCAATGAAGGCCGCACCGAAGCGGGCGACGTGCAGGTGATGAGCGCCGGTGACGGTATCCAGCATTCGGAATACAACCGCGAAGACGAGGATACCGAGATCTTCCAGATCTGGATCATCCCCGACGAGCGCGGTGGTAAGCCGACCTGGGGTGCACGTGAATTCCCCAAGGATGACCGTGCCGGACAGTTCGTGCCGCTCGCAGCCAGCACTGCCAACGACAATGACCTTGCCGATGGCGCGCTTCCGATCCGGACCGATGCCCGCGTGCTGGGTGCCACAATCAAGGCAGGTGAAAGCGTGACCTACATACCGCGCTCAGCCGACCGGCATCTCTATCTCGTCCCTGCCATCGGCAAGGTGCGGATCGACAATGGTGCCGACGGTGTTCGGGCCAATGCCCGTGACGGTGTCGCCATCACCCAGTTTGAGCAGGTGACTATCACCGCGCTCGAAGACAGCGAAGTTGTCCTGGTAGACGCCGCCTGA
- a CDS encoding GIY-YIG nuclease family protein: MDRSSNFQPAVYMMANQKNGAIYTGVTSDLPKRAWQHRESLVEGFTKKYRCKLLVWLELHSTMEAAIEREKQIKGGSRKAKIALIEATDPDWRDLFFELNR, encoded by the coding sequence ATGGACCGATCATCCAACTTTCAGCCAGCCGTCTATATGATGGCGAACCAGAAGAATGGCGCGATCTATACCGGAGTCACGTCTGACCTGCCAAAGCGAGCGTGGCAGCATCGCGAGAGCCTGGTCGAAGGATTCACGAAGAAGTATCGATGCAAGCTTCTCGTTTGGCTTGAGCTACATTCAACGATGGAAGCTGCTATTGAACGAGAGAAACAGATCAAAGGTGGGTCGAGAAAGGCCAAGATCGCGTTGATCGAAGCCACCGATCCGGATTGGCGAGACCTGTTCTTTGAGCTTAACCGTTAG
- a CDS encoding LysR family transcriptional regulator: MRLGDPSLDQLRIFLAVVEEGSFGGAARMMGRAVSAISYGIAQLEAQLAVTLFEREGSRRPVLTEAGEGLLTEARSVTDRVDALLAKTRSLHSGLESNVSLVIDVMVPGEVTAKVLREFRAMFPTVALSLNIEGLGAVAACLLDEDGDLAIGGPTIVDHPAFERQFIGAVELVPVAAPDHPLASPNVAPGESRKHMQLVLSDRSSFTEGQEFSVLSPESWRLGDLGAKHSLLKEGLGWGNMPREMVTRDLQDGRLVELDLPEKPGEEAYRLSALWRRDTKLGPATSWLIDAFREELAV, from the coding sequence ATGAGACTTGGCGACCCTTCGCTCGATCAACTCCGCATCTTCCTTGCCGTGGTAGAGGAAGGCAGCTTTGGCGGCGCTGCCCGGATGATGGGGAGGGCGGTATCGGCGATCAGTTATGGGATCGCGCAGCTTGAAGCACAGTTGGCGGTAACGCTGTTCGAGCGAGAAGGCTCGCGCAGACCTGTATTGACCGAAGCGGGGGAAGGCTTGCTCACGGAGGCACGGTCCGTGACTGACCGCGTCGATGCGCTGCTGGCAAAGACGCGCTCGCTCCATTCTGGGCTCGAAAGCAATGTCTCGCTGGTGATCGACGTCATGGTGCCAGGCGAAGTGACCGCGAAGGTTCTGCGTGAATTCCGAGCCATGTTCCCGACAGTCGCGCTTTCTCTCAACATCGAAGGGCTGGGCGCAGTCGCGGCATGTCTGCTCGACGAAGATGGCGATCTCGCGATTGGTGGGCCGACCATTGTCGACCACCCCGCGTTTGAGCGGCAATTCATCGGAGCGGTCGAACTGGTGCCGGTTGCAGCCCCCGATCATCCACTCGCCAGTCCCAACGTGGCTCCGGGCGAGAGCCGCAAGCACATGCAACTTGTATTGTCCGACCGATCCTCTTTCACCGAAGGTCAGGAATTCTCGGTGCTTAGCCCGGAAAGCTGGCGGCTCGGCGATCTCGGCGCCAAGCACAGTTTGCTTAAGGAAGGGCTGGGTTGGGGAAATATGCCGCGCGAAATGGTGACGCGTGACCTGCAAGATGGGCGGCTGGTTGAACTCGATCTGCCAGAGAAACCCGGAGAGGAAGCCTATCGCCTCAGCGCATTATGGCGTCGCGATACGAAGCTCGGCCCAGCGACAAGTTGGCTGATCGATGCATTCCGGGAGGAACTGGCCGTTTAG
- a CDS encoding accessory factor UbiK family protein: MQSENPIIADFVKLANSAAGTMAGMTREARESARERMRAAMGGMDFVSREEFDTVKAMAQKAREQADALEAKVAELEAKLSGK, encoded by the coding sequence ATGCAAAGCGAAAACCCGATCATCGCCGACTTCGTCAAGCTCGCAAACAGCGCCGCTGGCACCATGGCGGGCATGACCCGCGAGGCGCGTGAGAGCGCCCGTGAACGCATGCGTGCGGCGATGGGCGGCATGGATTTCGTCAGCCGCGAAGAATTCGATACCGTCAAAGCCATGGCGCAAAAAGCGCGCGAACAGGCTGATGCGCTTGAAGCCAAGGTCGCGGAGCTGGAAGCCAAGCTCTCCGGCAAGTAA